A genomic window from Pecten maximus chromosome 2, xPecMax1.1, whole genome shotgun sequence includes:
- the LOC117322199 gene encoding uncharacterized protein LOC117322199: MLSLLVLVVVAGHAFAANNTHHHNHHAHIHATTTPPPPTLDPLSDKARIQKLEQELESLTRQVMLQQLFVEERIRSDGDSGVKQLRHNHDGTAPYFSESFSGRSINSIHDHSNYDRTVGMGEVIVVMNGVEFRTRHNDYKLKMPSKTSSQYHAIQDIPFPSVPPSVLHKHTVAEQIAEMKEYFKAFHYQNHQHRDYRPYFKPNLCYMEGAWTTDTKDLNEPFQSDRHSIDASSWFDLQEKIRYTSYSGSKHNLENFSYLPSTIINVINGTAEYAQWNYRIICHPLENDLPLATLTPVDDISSRLAHNFDMKKFANSRAARFKLAASTRDGHYDFDLGYGTFRDRAYNLGLLDQIMMQIPGKNNYGAVLNDHSFNMTVFDARDKINNTALNTAYYHRYFKYDSKGAMGTKTIHRGYADQNLFVAQTSQPKIAKIQIDDCHTQRHVKSCHHYSAQYSYAIPLEIVYMTPLYSWNPYNLHYYGHASNQNTAIITEHLKRNGQLTPDKAFNGTNSKFFYKTPAEFFRAAKPGETDRADTDKGAVGVLDRHGVVRKVVASGTHITLPEIEGIGKLRMRYPIVPVHMEGSAEGKEIAAVIEMVNHMSKYSSYFVEPPTATSSAHTSLPDGHFATSYTHKDPPGYHRHEIYISHDEMSSLASGNIVSVFTSTDQGHEHTIDMGYNSTSGQYYIQACDGLPHCWDGHGNQIFKID, encoded by the coding sequence ATGCTTTCGTTATTGGTGTTGGTGGTTGTGGCAGGCCATGCCTTTGCAGCAAACAACACCCATCACCACAACCACCACGCGCACATCCATGCAACAACAACCCCGCCTCCCCCAACCCTTGATCCACTATCGGACAAGGCTAGAATACAGAAACTGGAGCAGGAGTTGGAGTCTCTTACTAGACAGGTAATGCTGCAGCAGCTGTTTGTTGAAGAACGCATCAGATCCGATGGCGACTCTGGAGTTAAACAACTGCGCCATAACCACGATGGCACCGCTCCCTACTTCTCAGAGTCTTTTTCCGGTAGGTCAATCAATTCGATCCACGACCATTCCAACTATGACCGAACCGTTGGTATGGGTGAGGTAATTGTCGTGATGAACGGAGTCGAATTCCGCACACGGCACAACGACTACAAACTGAAAATGCCGAGCAAAACTAGCAGTCAATACCACGCTATACAGGACATCCCTTTCCCTTCGGTACCCCCATCAGtattacacaaacataccgTTGCTGAACAAATAGCAGAGATGAAGGAGTACTTCAAGGCGTTCCATTACCAAAACCACCAGCATAGAGATTATAGACCATACTTCAAACCAAACCTTTGCTACATGGAAGGTGCATGGACAACCGACACCAAGGACTTGAACGAACCTTTCCAAAGCGATCGTCACTCGATTGATGCTTCCAGCTGGTTCGATCTGCAAGAAAAGATCCGCTACACGTCCTATTCTGGATCAAAACACAATCTTGAAAATTTCTCCTACCTTCCGTCTACCATCATCAACGTGATAAACGGAACTGCAGAGTATGCTCAATGGAACTACAGAATCATTTGCCACCCCTTAGAAAATGATTTGCCACTAGCTACTCTTACACCTGTTGATGATATATCATCCAGACTGGCACATAACTTTGACATGAAGAAATTCGCCAACAGCCGAGCTGCTCGCTTCAAACTAGCCGCCAGTACTAGAGATGGACATTACGACTTTGATCTTGGATATGGTACTTTTAGAGATAGAGCATATAATTTGGGTCTCCTAGATCAAATCATGATGCAAATTCCTGGCAAGAACAACTATGGTGCTGTACTTAACGATCACTCTTTCAACATGACGGTCTTTGACGCCAGAGATAAGATCAATAATACTGCTCTCAACACCGCCTATTACCATCGCTACTTCAAATACGACAGCAAAGGGGCGATGGGAACAAAGACCATTCATCGAGGTTACGCCGATCAAAACTTATTTGTCGCTCAAACATCACAACCAAAAATTGCAAAAATCCAAATTGATGATTGCCATACCCAAAGACATGTAAAATCTTGTCATCATTACTCGGCTCAGTATTCCTACGCTATTCCCTTGGAGATCGTTTACATGACGCCTCTTTACAGCTGGAACCCGTACAATTTACATTACTACGGACATGCTAGCAACCAGAACACCGCCATCATCACTGAACATTTAAAGAGGAATGGCCAACTCACGCCCGATAAAGCGTTCAATGGTACCAACAGCAAGTTCTTTTACAAGACACCAGCAGAGTTCTTCAGGGCTGCTAAGCCGGGTGAGACAGACCGCGCGGATACGGACAAAGGAGCGGTTGGAGTTCTGGACAGACATGGTGTTGTCCGAAAGGTTGTTGCATCCGGCACTCACATAACTCTTCCGGAAATTGAAGGAATAGGGAAATTAAGGATGAGGTATCCCATTGTTCCGGTACATATGGAGGGTAGTGCTGAAGGAAAAGAAATAGCCGCCGTCATCGAAATGGTCAATCACATGTCCAAATATTCGTCATATTTTGTTGAACCACCAACCGCTACATCTTCCGCTCACACAAGTCTCCCCGATGGTCACTTCGCCACGTCATACACACACAAAGACCCTCCAGGCTATCATCGACACGAGATATACATATCCCACGACGAGATGAGTAGTCTAGCCTCCGGTAACATCGTATCTGTATTCACGTCCACTGACCAGGGACATGAGCATACCATTGATATGGGGTACAACAGCACATCCGGCCAGTATTACATCCAGGCATGTGATGGACTTCCACACTGTTGGGACGGACACGGCAATCAAATCTTTAAAATCGACTAG